In Pseudothermotoga sp., a genomic segment contains:
- a CDS encoding methyl-accepting chemotaxis protein: MKSIRSRILLWFLTTTMALLAILGLFIYFQTKSTVLPLTQELALEVVDGNARMVSEWLSGRSFELKSIAMGLESMVAIKILQQKDIVSGTLYSIILQLSGKLKERKEVYDTYFVADYREGLMYETDSASITSSTAKDREFYRKIIVEKQDSFIGELHVSMLTKRPVFIIAHKVVDSYGDVVGVFGATIALERLSQMTSRIAMGEVGYGWIVDGSGLVLAHPEKSMVGQFNILRSSQAGYKGLEELGSKMVKGQSGFGTIVSPDGRRLFLAFTPVPNTPGWTLGLAIPESDLFARANRMIMMVLVVLAVIVVAVVVVSFVLGQSISKPIKIMAQSVQKFGSGDLKTEFTVKTRDETFQIASALNKMAESLRNSLALTKNSAVELDNFSNELETVARESEKLATQISEKADQLNKNVQNVSASMQEVGSGVEEVAASAQNVSKSAQQLSEKADKVSKAAKEGEQSVEKIIQIVNMAKQMASSTVQTVGKLAEDAKNVATVLETINAIAEQTNLLALNAAIEAARAGEAGRGFAVVADEIRKLAEQSKQATDNIANILKKIQQGAKDADEKTSETAKVVDEAANQATAVGRKLKDILSEVDSMTSMVESTAASAQEQSAAAEEMASAVDGATKSIADVAVQIEEMVRSIKKQAEMVMRTRQIGDELRQISHKLLESLEKFKM; the protein is encoded by the coding sequence ATGAAATCCATACGATCAAGAATACTGCTTTGGTTTTTAACAACAACTATGGCTCTTTTAGCGATTTTAGGATTGTTTATTTATTTTCAAACAAAGAGCACTGTACTCCCTCTCACTCAGGAACTAGCACTAGAAGTTGTTGATGGAAACGCTCGAATGGTGTCTGAATGGTTGAGTGGACGATCCTTTGAACTCAAATCCATCGCTATGGGTCTGGAAAGCATGGTAGCAATAAAGATACTCCAACAAAAAGACATCGTTTCTGGCACTCTCTATTCAATCATTCTGCAACTGTCTGGAAAGTTGAAGGAAAGAAAAGAGGTGTATGACACATACTTCGTTGCCGATTATCGTGAAGGCTTGATGTACGAGACAGACAGTGCTTCTATCACTTCTTCCACAGCGAAGGATCGTGAGTTTTACCGAAAAATAATTGTAGAAAAGCAAGATTCCTTCATAGGTGAACTCCACGTATCCATGTTGACCAAACGGCCCGTTTTCATCATCGCACACAAAGTGGTCGATTCGTACGGAGACGTTGTGGGCGTGTTCGGCGCCACGATAGCTTTGGAAAGATTGTCGCAGATGACCTCTCGTATCGCGATGGGAGAAGTTGGATACGGTTGGATCGTCGACGGCAGCGGCTTGGTACTCGCACATCCAGAAAAATCGATGGTGGGACAATTCAACATACTCAGAAGTTCTCAAGCGGGTTACAAGGGATTAGAGGAACTTGGGTCCAAAATGGTGAAGGGTCAGTCTGGTTTTGGAACTATCGTCTCACCGGATGGTCGCAGGCTTTTTTTAGCTTTCACACCGGTCCCAAATACGCCGGGCTGGACTTTGGGATTAGCGATACCTGAATCTGATCTGTTCGCGAGAGCCAACAGGATGATCATGATGGTTTTGGTGGTCCTCGCGGTGATAGTTGTAGCAGTCGTGGTTGTTTCTTTTGTACTGGGTCAGAGCATATCTAAGCCGATCAAAATCATGGCACAATCCGTTCAGAAATTTGGTTCTGGAGATTTGAAAACTGAGTTCACTGTGAAAACAAGGGACGAGACTTTCCAGATAGCTTCAGCGCTGAATAAAATGGCTGAGTCTTTGAGAAATTCGCTCGCTCTTACCAAGAATTCCGCAGTTGAACTCGACAACTTTTCCAACGAGCTTGAGACCGTTGCGAGGGAAAGTGAGAAGCTCGCCACTCAGATCAGTGAAAAAGCCGATCAGTTGAACAAAAACGTGCAGAACGTTTCCGCTTCCATGCAAGAGGTTGGCTCAGGCGTCGAAGAGGTTGCGGCGAGTGCCCAGAACGTGTCAAAGTCTGCACAGCAATTGAGTGAAAAAGCTGATAAAGTATCGAAAGCCGCAAAAGAGGGTGAACAATCTGTTGAAAAGATCATTCAAATCGTGAACATGGCAAAACAAATGGCCAGCTCGACAGTTCAAACCGTTGGTAAGCTGGCGGAAGATGCCAAAAATGTGGCAACGGTTCTTGAGACTATCAACGCGATCGCTGAGCAAACGAATTTACTCGCTTTGAATGCTGCAATCGAAGCTGCTAGAGCTGGTGAGGCTGGACGGGGTTTTGCTGTTGTGGCTGATGAAATAAGAAAACTTGCAGAACAGAGTAAGCAAGCAACGGACAACATCGCGAACATCCTCAAAAAAATCCAACAAGGCGCGAAAGACGCCGATGAAAAAACAAGCGAAACTGCCAAAGTTGTTGACGAAGCAGCAAATCAAGCGACTGCTGTCGGTAGAAAATTGAAAGATATCCTCTCAGAGGTTGATTCCATGACCAGCATGGTTGAATCAACTGCAGCCAGTGCCCAAGAACAAAGTGCAGCTGCCGAGGAGATGGCGAGCGCAGTTGATGGAGCAACGAAATCGATCGCCGACGTGGCTGTGCAAATTGAAGAAATGGTTCGCAGTATCAAAAAACAAGCTGAAATGGTTATGCGGACTCGACAGATTGGAGATGAGCTCAGGCAAATTTCACACAAGCTTCTAGAATCACTCGAGAAATTTAAAATGTGA
- a CDS encoding inositol monophosphatase, giving the protein MDRLDFSIKLVRRVGLYLLQHWGNALNVREKTSFQDIVSDCDKHAQQIIVNDIQKHFPNEAILAEEDHFEIGKKLWIVDPIDGTMNFVHGLPSFGVGIAYAENNQILFGVVHDPVLNETFYALKNQGAYKNGEKIEVSSNASLKESIGNVGFYVGFTGHFINAIEKHVRRMRMMGSAVLAASYVACGRFDFFVAKRANAWDVAPVLLIVPEAGGCVTDLKGKPANLSSGGYLFSNGKVHSEVLKMIEKAEESAR; this is encoded by the coding sequence TTGGATAGACTCGATTTCTCTATAAAACTTGTTCGGAGAGTGGGATTGTATTTGCTGCAACATTGGGGAAACGCTTTGAACGTAAGAGAGAAGACCTCTTTTCAAGATATCGTTAGCGATTGCGACAAGCATGCTCAGCAAATAATCGTAAATGATATTCAGAAACACTTTCCAAACGAAGCGATACTCGCTGAAGAAGACCATTTTGAAATTGGAAAAAAACTTTGGATCGTTGATCCTATAGACGGTACCATGAACTTCGTGCACGGATTACCATCCTTCGGAGTGGGAATAGCTTACGCAGAGAACAATCAGATCCTCTTTGGAGTCGTTCACGATCCCGTGCTGAATGAAACTTTCTATGCGCTCAAAAACCAAGGTGCTTACAAGAACGGTGAGAAAATCGAAGTGTCTTCGAACGCTTCATTGAAAGAATCCATAGGGAATGTTGGTTTCTATGTGGGTTTCACGGGACATTTCATCAACGCTATAGAAAAGCACGTCAGAAGAATGCGAATGATGGGAAGTGCCGTGTTGGCAGCTTCTTATGTTGCATGTGGACGCTTCGATTTTTTCGTTGCAAAGCGTGCAAACGCGTGGGACGTAGCACCAGTTCTACTGATAGTTCCCGAAGCTGGAGGATGTGTAACCGATCTGAAGGGTAAACCTGCGAACCTGTCGAGTGGAGGATACCTCTTCAGCAACGGTAAAGTTCATTCCGAAGTTTTAAAAATGATAGAGAAAGCTGAAGAAAGTGCAAGATGA
- a CDS encoding metallophosphoesterase, whose protein sequence is MKRIFISDLHVGDGSAKDDFEFDEELIELLNNFSVQTDVELVIVGDGLELLESRVIKDFGLAPFQVLVTSLDGKALSEIEKRHPKLFESFRQFSKRHRIVYVVGNHDYYLLANEQLKNETQSIMGCEVVPYYYDENAGILAMHGNQFDLINKFSKDSDGNLIPPLGEYMVRYMMFYFDEYLESFVPKEILADYDNVRPSLDVFHWFERVLEVYDLSVDILELWIAAFLKMMRTAEARTWLKKNFPYLRCFSKLFLNKWGGITIGSLLVRGVMKARNLRRSDYLFKRARKLFKERTLSSDDLTGYLDEKVYLPKLNVVVFGHIHHHSFRIIHVNGQNKFYINCGTWRPVVEKVNGKKKYGFQKKAELFYAVVTDSKDGDLEITTNVKNKTSKSKFL, encoded by the coding sequence ATGAAACGGATTTTCATCAGTGATCTACACGTAGGGGACGGTTCAGCAAAGGATGATTTCGAGTTCGATGAAGAACTCATAGAGCTGCTCAACAATTTTTCGGTACAAACAGATGTAGAGCTAGTCATCGTTGGTGATGGCCTCGAATTGCTTGAAAGCAGAGTTATTAAAGATTTTGGCTTGGCTCCATTTCAAGTTCTTGTGACTTCGCTCGATGGGAAAGCTTTGTCTGAGATAGAAAAGAGGCATCCAAAACTTTTCGAAAGCTTCAGGCAGTTTTCCAAGCGACACAGAATCGTGTACGTTGTGGGTAATCACGACTATTACTTACTTGCAAACGAGCAACTCAAAAATGAAACTCAGAGCATCATGGGCTGTGAAGTGGTACCATACTATTACGATGAAAATGCCGGCATTTTGGCGATGCATGGTAACCAATTCGATCTGATCAATAAATTTTCGAAAGATTCCGACGGCAACCTTATCCCACCACTCGGCGAATACATGGTGAGGTACATGATGTTCTACTTCGATGAATATCTCGAATCATTTGTACCAAAAGAAATCTTGGCCGATTATGACAATGTGAGGCCGAGTTTGGATGTCTTTCATTGGTTCGAGAGAGTCTTAGAGGTTTACGATCTGAGCGTGGATATCCTTGAGCTTTGGATCGCCGCTTTTTTAAAAATGATGCGCACAGCTGAAGCTCGCACCTGGCTCAAGAAGAATTTCCCATACTTGAGATGTTTTTCAAAACTGTTTCTCAACAAATGGGGTGGCATAACCATAGGTTCTTTACTCGTTAGAGGTGTCATGAAGGCCAGAAATTTACGCCGAAGTGATTATCTTTTCAAGAGGGCAAGGAAACTCTTCAAGGAAAGAACGTTGAGTAGCGATGACCTCACAGGTTATCTCGATGAGAAAGTTTACTTACCAAAATTGAACGTCGTCGTCTTTGGACACATACATCATCATTCGTTTCGGATAATCCACGTCAATGGGCAGAACAAATTTTACATAAACTGCGGTACTTGGAGACCCGTTGTAGAGAAAGTGAACGGCAAAAAGAAGTACGGTTTTCAAAAGAAAGCGGAGTTGTTCTACGCAGTTGTCACAGATTCAAAGGATGGAGATCTCGAAATCACAACCAACGTGAAAAACAAGACGAGTAAGAGCAAATTCTTGTGA